In the genome of Crassaminicella thermophila, the window TAGTTAATATTCATCCAGATATGACAAAGACATCCTTTTATGATAAAGCAAACTTTAAGGAAGGAGATATTGAGGAAAGCTATATAACGCCTCAATGTGTTGCAGAAGCAGTTCAGATGATTTTATCCCAAAGACAGGGTACTGTGGTTACTGAAATAACCCTTCAACCTCAAAAACATATGATTAAACGGAAAAAATAGGCTCTAAAAAATATGGGAATCTTTTCCTAAAGGAATTCTCCCTTATTTGTCAAATATAAAATAATGTTTATTTTGACAAAATAGGGGGGATTTTGGTTTTGAAGAAAGTTTTTAAGTATTTTTTATTGACAATCGTAATTTTGTTTTGTTTTTCTATGTTTTCAGTAAATTATGCCCAAGAGGTTGTAAAAGGAATCGTTATTGATAAAAATGCAGTTTTGTGTGAAGAACCAAAAAATTCAGCAAAGGTCTTAGCACAACTGCAATTAGGAGAAGCAGTATTCATAGAAGAAAATCATGGAAGTTGGTATAAAGTATGGACGAATGATGCTATGTTTGGGTGGGTACATAGTGAAAGTGTTTTAATTAGGGATAATGAAAACGCTTTGATAGAAAAAGGCATTGTAGATGGAGAATATGTAAATATATATAAAAATCCAGATCAAGAATCGGATATATTAGGGAAATTAGGATTTTTAACTGAGGTTACAGTCGTTAAAAAAGATTCAGATTGGTATCAATTGGCCATGGGAAATGAGATAATAGGTTGGACTCCCTCTAAATCTATTATAACGACACCGTTTTCGCCAAAGGCAAAAGTTATTGTTGAAAATGGAAAAATCTATGAAAAAGCTTTTGCAAAAGGAAAATTTCTAAAAAACTTAGGAAAGAATAATATAGTAACAATAGATGATTTTAAGAATGGATGGTTTCATGTTTCTTGGAGTGAAAGTGAAGAAGGCTGGATTGCTGCTAAGGAGGTTAAGGTTACACATAAGGACTTTATAATGACAGAAAGAAAAGAAAATCCTAGCAATGATTATGAAAATAAGGCTAAAGTTTTTGAGGATATTATAGAAACAGCTACATATCTTGGAGAAGGATATAGTGCTACAGCCTATGATTTATCCATTGCCTCATGTGGAAAGCCAGTAGGAGCTAAGTATAGAGGGTATACAAGGACAGGATTAAATCTAAACGGAAAAAGCTGGGAAGAAGCAATGGTAGTAGCAGTAGATCCTAGAGTTATTCCTTTGGGTAGTAAAATCCTTGTACTATTTAATGAATCTGATTGGCGCTCTAAATATAATGGTGTATATTTAGCAGCAGATACAGGAGGAGGAGTAAAAGGAAAAACAATTGATCTTTATTTAGGAGATATAGGGAATGCAGAAATGCCAGAAGTAAGAAGATTTGGAAGAACATACAATGTAAAGGTTTATCTATTGAATTGATAAAAGCCCAGGTTAGGGCTTTTTTTGTTCTTTAGGGAATTATAAATTTCTTAGAATGTGGATAACTAGGGGATCAAATAGTTTATAAGGAATTTGAGCAACGGAAATTTCAAAGAGGATTCTTTGAAATTTCGTTAGCGAAATGAGCATATGCGATAGCATAATGCGAATTTTTTTGTAAGAAATATGTATTGCTTAGCTATAAATGGAAAAGCTAATCTTATGGAGGTGAGTACCTTTGAATGAATCTCTTACTAATAGACAGATTGCCTTTATTATTTTTGGTGTCCTTGTAGGCTATGGTGTGATGGGGCTTCCAAAAAATGTTGCAGAAAATACAGGAACAGGGGGATGGTTTACACTCCTTATAGCAACAATTATAACAATGGTTATAACCTATATGCTTACATACCTTTCATATGTTCATAAAAATAAAACCATCTATGAGTATAGTCAACTATTAACAGGTAAGGTTGTTACCTATATATTTATGATTTTATATATTTTTTATTATTTTTTAGTTTTTAGTATGTTGGGAAGAATTTCTTGTGAGACTATTAAACTTAGTATATTGTTAAAAACTCCTGTATGGGCATTAAGTTTTGTTTTTTTTTCTATTTCTTATTATGCATTAACAAAGAGATTGCGTGTCATTGCAAGGCTTTGTGAGATCTATGGGGTTATTATTATTTTTGCTTCAGTTATGATGTATTTAGCTATATTTACCCAAGGAAAATTAGTTAATATAAAGCCTTTTTTTATTTTAGAAGATTTGCCGGTATATATGAAAGCATCTGTAAAACTGATATTTCCTTTTTTAGGGATAGAAATACTAACCATTATTCCTTTTGATAAAAAGAATGGTAAAAATGTATTTAAATATACAATTTTTATGGTAGCTTTTATAGGACTTTTTTATATATTAGTAGCAGAGTCCTGCATTTCTGTAATGGGGGTGGATGGTATAATCCACTACAATGATGCATTATTAGCTACAATAAGAAGAACAGATATTAAAAGCCTACAATTTGTAAGAAGGTTAGATGGTATTTTTTTAGTTATATGGACTATGGCTATATTTTGTACTATGATTATATGGGCTTATGGAGGAGTTTTGCTTTTGAGCAAATGGTTTAAAAAGATTCCTTTTAATTTACTTTCATTTACTGTTGTTTTTTTAGCCTATATTGTTTCTTTGATTCCATCTACCTTTGATCAAGTACAAAAAATACTCGATTATATGGGTTATTACGGATTTGTGTGTATTATTGTTATACCAAGTATATTATTTTTTATTACGAAGGTGAAAAAATATGATAAGAAAATGTAGTAAGTTATTGATCCTATGCATATTTTTATTGATTTTAACAAGTTGTTGGGATTATGAAGATATAGACAAAAAATGTATTAATGTTTCTGTTGGAGTAGATGTTGTTGATGATAAAATTGAATTTTCTGGTGAAATTGCACAGCTCACTCCTTCTGCTGAAAGTCAAGAAAAATCTCAAGTAGCAGGTGTATACACTGTATTAGCTTATGGAAAAACCTTTGAGGAAGCAAGAACAAATTATGATTCACTAAATCCTTTTTCTACATTTTTAGGAGCAACAAGAGTTGTTGTGTTTGGACAAAATTATGCAAAACAGGGAATAAAGCCTTATTTATATAGAATTAATTATATTTATGACTATAGAAAAACAATTTTGCCAGTAGTTTGCCGTGAAGGCCCTAAAGAATTATTTAAAGTAAAAATAGAAAGAGATATTGCAGTAGGATTTTTGATAGAAGATATTTTAAATCATTTAGCAAGTAGTGGAAGAGCTATATATCCAACAGTTGGAGAATTGATTTCGTATGTAGAAGCAGGAAGTGGATGTTATGTGATTCCCTATATAGGAATAGAAAAAAATGAGATAAAATATTTAGGTCTTGCAGTAATGAAAGAGTCAAAATTAATAGGGGTTATTAATCTTAAAGAAACATATGGGATATTATACATATTGGCAGAAAAACCTAGAATTATTGAAGTGATTGATTACAATAAAAATAAGATATCTTTTCGAACAGTAGTAAAAAAAAGAAAGATACAAACAAATTATAAAAATGAAAAAGTTTCTATCAAGATAGATATAGATTTAAAGGCAGAGATGCGGTATCAATATGTTCAAAAGCCAGTTACAGATAAAGATATAAAAGAATTAGAAAAGATACTATCAGAAAAGGTAAAAAATGATGTTATGAAGGCTATTCAAAAAGCCCAAAATGAATTTGAATGTGATTATTTTCAATTTGAAAAATATTTCAAAGCAAAATACCCTAAAATTTATAAAAAAATGAAATGGGAAGAGATATTTCCTAAAGCAGATATAGCTGTAATGGTTAAAACAAAAATTGTAAATAAGAGTTTAGCAGATCCAAATGCAAAAAAGAAATATTAAAGGATGGATAGAATGAAAAAGAGAAATGACTTGATGAATAAAATAAAAGAATTAAGCGATGAAAATTTTGGTGTGTTCGTAAGAAAGCTATCTATTAAGAACACAGAAGTATTTATTTTATATATCCCTGAACTTACAGATCGCGGGTTATTATCGGATCATATTATAAAACCTATCTTGCAGTATGGAAAAGAGCAAACTCTTACAATAGATAAAATACTAGATTCTGTTATTTATGTAGATGATATTTCTAGTGATGATGATGAAAACAAGATGATTGATTATCTTTTAGAAGGAAAATCTATCGTTATTCTTTCTAAGGAGAATAAATATATTGTTGCAAATACTACAAAGGTTGAGCAGAGAAAGGTTCAGTCACCAGAAGTAGAGACTACCCTAAGAGGACCTAAGGATGCTTTTACTGAAAATTTAGACACTAACTTGTCTCTTATCCGTTATAGAATCAAAGATCCTTCTCTTAGAATTGATAAAATAGTAGTTGGAAAAAGGACGAAAACAAATACAGCAGTTGTTTATATAAAAGATATAGCAAATCCAAAGTATGTAGAAGAAGTAAAAAAAAGAATCCAAAATATCAGTGTGGATGGAATCCTTGAGTCTGGATACATTCAAAAATTTATCTTAAATAATTCTTTCGATTTCTTTCCACAAACAGGGATTATAGAGCGGTCTGATACTGCATGTGCAAACCTATTAGAAGGGAAGATATGCATTGTTGTAGAAGGAAGCAATTTAGGTTTAGTAGTGCCAAAGACTTTTATTGAATTTTTAGATGTAGCAGAAAATCATTATGATAATTTATATTTATCAATGTTTGCTAAAATACTGACTGTACTAGCCTTGAGCATATCTTTGGTAGTATCTTCCTTGTATATTGCTGTTGTAGGCTTTCATACAGATATTTTGCCACCCCAATATATTTTAAGCTTGGCCATTGCCAGAAGAACAGTTCCTTTTAATGCAATAATAGAAGCTCTTGTTATGGAGTTTATTTCAGAAATATTAAGGGAAGCAAGTATAAGGCTTCCCAAACAAGTAGGACCGGCTATTGGAATAGTTGGAGCCATTGTAATTGGACAAGCTGCAGTTGCTGCAGGACTTGTTAGTCCACTTTTGGTAATCATTGTATCCTTGTCTATGATGTGTTCTTTTATAGCGGCAGACTATACTATTATTAGTCCGATTCGTATTTTAAAATTTTTATTGATTTTCATAACAGGTATATTTGGATTATTTGGATTCGTTATGGGAATTACTGTGATTGTTATTAACTTATGTGCCCAAACAAGTTTTGGTATACCTTACTTTGCTCCTGTTGCACCCTTTCATTTAAAAGATATAATCAACTATATTTTAAGTGATATTACATTAGAAAAAATGAGACCAAAATTTTTACATACAAAAGATAAAACAAGGCAATAAATAATCTGACTTTACATAATAGCTTTTGGGTATTAAAATTTGTAGCAAGGGAAGATTTTATAGCTTATATTAAGTCTATTTTGGAGCTGATAAAATTGATAGAATTGTTAAAACATTTGATTAATAATCTAGGGTATGTCATTGTTATTGCCTTTTTTATTTCAAGATTAAATACTTTTCGGCAGATGGTGCAAAAGGATAAGATAAGAAAGATAGAACTTTTTATACTTGCCTTTATATTTGGAGGAATTGGAATCATCGGAACCTATGTAGGGATTAATGTACGTGGAGCCATTGCTAATACAAGAAATATAGGGGTGATGGTAGGAGGTATACTTTGCGGCCCTTTTGTAGGAATTATTGGAGGCTTACTTGCAGGCGTACATAGAATCCTTATTGATATAGGTGGGATTACTGCTTTCCCTTGTGCTTTAGCAACAGTAATGGGTGGGTATTTATCAGGTATTATCTATAAAAAATCAAATATTAAAAATCGTTGGTTTTATGGACTCCTTGGTGGAATTCTTGTAGAAAATTTGAGCATGCTTTTTATTTTATTATTTTCAAGGCCTTTTGACTTAGCACTAAGCATTGTAAAAGATATTTATGTTCCTATGGTTTTAATCAATGGTATAGGAATTGCTATTGTTATTATGATTACAGAAAATATTTTTGAAGCAGAAGAAGAAATTGCTGCAAAGCAAGCAAAACATGCCCTGGAAATTGCAAATAAAACATTACCTTATTTTAGAGATGTGAACAAGAATTCATTAAAAAGAGTCTGTCAGATTATTAAGGATTCTGTGAAGGCAGATGCAGTTTCTATTACAGATAGAAAATATATTCTTGCCCATGTTGGGAGTGGAGAAGATCATCATACTGCTGGCAAGTCCATTTTAACAAAAGCAACTGAGAGGGTAATGAGGCAAGGATCCATTGAAATATTGAATACATCTGAAGAAATTGATTGTATAGATGAAAATTGTCCGTTAAAATCAGGAATTATTGTTCCTCTTAAGGAAAATGATCAAGTAATTGGAACACTAAAAATTTATTATAATGATGAAAACTCTATTACATTCCGAGATATAAGCTTAGCAGAAGGTTTATCCCAACTTATTTCTACTCAGCTTGAGATAAGTAAGCTTGAAAAGTTAAGAGAGATGGCAAACAAATCTGAGATTAAAGCTTTGCAAGCACAAATTAATCCACATTTTTTATTTAATGCATTAAATACAATTGTGTCTTTTATGCGGTTGGATATAGACAAAGCTAGAGAGTTGATTATAGATTTATCAACCTATTTAAGGTACAATATTGAAAAAGGAGATGAGCTTGTAAGTCTAAATAAAGAATTAGAACAGGTAAGAGCATATATAAAGATAGAACAGGCAAGATATGGAGATAAACTAAATATTATTTATGACATAAAAGATATGATAGACATAAAAATTCCAAGTCTCACTATACAACCTCTTGTTGAAAATGCAATAAAACATGGAATCTTAAAAAATAACAATAATGGGTCTATAAGAATTACGGTAAAAGAAAAAAAAGGCAAGGAAAAGGTAAAAATAATTATAGAAGATAATGGTGTGGGTATAGATGAAGAAGTAATTGAAGGAATCGAGAGAGGAAAAACAAAGGAAGGAAGTATTGGACTTTTAAATGTACATAATAGATTGAAACTGATTTATGGAAAAGGCCTTAAAATTGAGCGATTAAAAAATGGAACGAGAATTTCTTTTGAAATTTATCATAAATAGAGAGGAGGAAAGATTTTGAAATGTATTATCGTAGAAGATGAATATCCATCTAGAGAAGAACTAAAGTATTTTATTAAAGAATATAGCAGTATTGAAATTATAGAGGAATTTGAAGAAGCTTTAAGTGCGTTAAAATTTTTAGAAAAAAATAATGTAGATGTTATATTTTTAGATATTAATATGCCCCAATTAGATGGAATGACATTTAGTAAGGTTATTAGTAAGTTTAAACAAAAGCCTAAAATTGTATTTATCACAGCTTATAAAGAGTATGCAGTAGAAGCATTTGAAGTACATGCTTTTGATTATATATTAAAGCCATATTCAAAAGAAAGAATGATTCATGCTCTAAAGAAACTAGAAGATAGTGAAGAAAAATTTGATAAAACATACAAATATGATAAGATTATTTTATGTAAGAATGAAAAAATGATTGTAATAGATTGGGTAGATATTTATTACTGTGAAGCCCATGAAAGAGAAACAATTGTTTATGCAAAGGATGAAAAATATGTTGCAAAAATGAATATTTCCCAATTCTTTGAAAAATTACCTAAAGATAAATTCTTTAGAAGTCATCGTTCATATATCTTAAATCTTGATAAGATTCAGGAGATCATTCCTTGGTTTAACAATACATATAATGTGAAACTTGTTGATATAGATGCTCAAATTCCTGTTAGTAGGAAAAATATAAAAGAATTTCGAAGAATTATGGGTATATAGATATTGCAATTTACACACGAATGAAATTTCG includes:
- a CDS encoding LytR/AlgR family response regulator transcription factor encodes the protein MKCIIVEDEYPSREELKYFIKEYSSIEIIEEFEEALSALKFLEKNNVDVIFLDINMPQLDGMTFSKVISKFKQKPKIVFITAYKEYAVEAFEVHAFDYILKPYSKERMIHALKKLEDSEEKFDKTYKYDKIILCKNEKMIVIDWVDIYYCEAHERETIVYAKDEKYVAKMNISQFFEKLPKDKFFRSHRSYILNLDKIQEIIPWFNNTYNVKLVDIDAQIPVSRKNIKEFRRIMGI
- a CDS encoding sensor histidine kinase produces the protein MIELLKHLINNLGYVIVIAFFISRLNTFRQMVQKDKIRKIELFILAFIFGGIGIIGTYVGINVRGAIANTRNIGVMVGGILCGPFVGIIGGLLAGVHRILIDIGGITAFPCALATVMGGYLSGIIYKKSNIKNRWFYGLLGGILVENLSMLFILLFSRPFDLALSIVKDIYVPMVLINGIGIAIVIMITENIFEAEEEIAAKQAKHALEIANKTLPYFRDVNKNSLKRVCQIIKDSVKADAVSITDRKYILAHVGSGEDHHTAGKSILTKATERVMRQGSIEILNTSEEIDCIDENCPLKSGIIVPLKENDQVIGTLKIYYNDENSITFRDISLAEGLSQLISTQLEISKLEKLREMANKSEIKALQAQINPHFLFNALNTIVSFMRLDIDKARELIIDLSTYLRYNIEKGDELVSLNKELEQVRAYIKIEQARYGDKLNIIYDIKDMIDIKIPSLTIQPLVENAIKHGILKNNNNGSIRITVKEKKGKEKVKIIIEDNGVGIDEEVIEGIERGKTKEGSIGLLNVHNRLKLIYGKGLKIERLKNGTRISFEIYHK
- a CDS encoding GerAB/ArcD/ProY family transporter, yielding MNESLTNRQIAFIIFGVLVGYGVMGLPKNVAENTGTGGWFTLLIATIITMVITYMLTYLSYVHKNKTIYEYSQLLTGKVVTYIFMILYIFYYFLVFSMLGRISCETIKLSILLKTPVWALSFVFFSISYYALTKRLRVIARLCEIYGVIIIFASVMMYLAIFTQGKLVNIKPFFILEDLPVYMKASVKLIFPFLGIEILTIIPFDKKNGKNVFKYTIFMVAFIGLFYILVAESCISVMGVDGIIHYNDALLATIRRTDIKSLQFVRRLDGIFLVIWTMAIFCTMIIWAYGGVLLLSKWFKKIPFNLLSFTVVFLAYIVSLIPSTFDQVQKILDYMGYYGFVCIIVIPSILFFITKVKKYDKKM
- a CDS encoding SH3 domain-containing protein, with amino-acid sequence MKKVFKYFLLTIVILFCFSMFSVNYAQEVVKGIVIDKNAVLCEEPKNSAKVLAQLQLGEAVFIEENHGSWYKVWTNDAMFGWVHSESVLIRDNENALIEKGIVDGEYVNIYKNPDQESDILGKLGFLTEVTVVKKDSDWYQLAMGNEIIGWTPSKSIITTPFSPKAKVIVENGKIYEKAFAKGKFLKNLGKNNIVTIDDFKNGWFHVSWSESEEGWIAAKEVKVTHKDFIMTERKENPSNDYENKAKVFEDIIETATYLGEGYSATAYDLSIASCGKPVGAKYRGYTRTGLNLNGKSWEEAMVVAVDPRVIPLGSKILVLFNESDWRSKYNGVYLAADTGGGVKGKTIDLYLGDIGNAEMPEVRRFGRTYNVKVYLLN
- a CDS encoding Ger(x)C family spore germination protein, translated to MIRKCSKLLILCIFLLILTSCWDYEDIDKKCINVSVGVDVVDDKIEFSGEIAQLTPSAESQEKSQVAGVYTVLAYGKTFEEARTNYDSLNPFSTFLGATRVVVFGQNYAKQGIKPYLYRINYIYDYRKTILPVVCREGPKELFKVKIERDIAVGFLIEDILNHLASSGRAIYPTVGELISYVEAGSGCYVIPYIGIEKNEIKYLGLAVMKESKLIGVINLKETYGILYILAEKPRIIEVIDYNKNKISFRTVVKKRKIQTNYKNEKVSIKIDIDLKAEMRYQYVQKPVTDKDIKELEKILSEKVKNDVMKAIQKAQNEFECDYFQFEKYFKAKYPKIYKKMKWEEIFPKADIAVMVKTKIVNKSLADPNAKKKY
- a CDS encoding spore germination protein is translated as MKKRNDLMNKIKELSDENFGVFVRKLSIKNTEVFILYIPELTDRGLLSDHIIKPILQYGKEQTLTIDKILDSVIYVDDISSDDDENKMIDYLLEGKSIVILSKENKYIVANTTKVEQRKVQSPEVETTLRGPKDAFTENLDTNLSLIRYRIKDPSLRIDKIVVGKRTKTNTAVVYIKDIANPKYVEEVKKRIQNISVDGILESGYIQKFILNNSFDFFPQTGIIERSDTACANLLEGKICIVVEGSNLGLVVPKTFIEFLDVAENHYDNLYLSMFAKILTVLALSISLVVSSLYIAVVGFHTDILPPQYILSLAIARRTVPFNAIIEALVMEFISEILREASIRLPKQVGPAIGIVGAIVIGQAAVAAGLVSPLLVIIVSLSMMCSFIAADYTIISPIRILKFLLIFITGIFGLFGFVMGITVIVINLCAQTSFGIPYFAPVAPFHLKDIINYILSDITLEKMRPKFLHTKDKTRQ